The genomic window GCAGTCCGAGTTCCGGTCGACTTCGTAAAATCAAAATTCAATTTGATTCCGTTGTTACTTCTTCCAGCAGCTGATTCAATCGTTCCTGAACCACGAGCAGAGGAAAAGCGCCATTCTGGCAAAGCTTCCATTTCTGAAACAGTCTCAGTTTTTAACCCCACAGTTACAGGAAGATAGGCTTTTTTATCATTTACTGTCGCTGTTATTAATGTAGAGCCTTCGATTCCCTTCGAAATTGTGGAAAATGATCCGTTATCATTCTTTTTCACATCAATTAGTGATTGGTCATAATCTAAGCTAACATCATCGGGTTCGATTGGTGCAGTGTATCCATTTTTGTCATACCCATTTAGATGAAACTTTCCAGTTGCTTCTTCAGTTAATCCAAGTCTAGGAAGATTCATTTCTATTTGCTCAAGCTCTCCTAAAACGGTAATAGGAGTTGTTCCTTTTATATCTTTCGATTGTGCTTCTACATTTGCTGTACCGGATTTTGCAGCACGGAAAATTCCATCCTTTTCAAACTTCCCTATGTCTCCGGGCAGGGTTTTCCAGCTTATTTCTCCAGCTTGAACGGCATTATAAGCGTTATCATAACCTGCTGCAGTAAAATCCCTTGTTAATCCAGGGAATACACGATCTGAATGTTCGATTTTTGATTGCGTAGATACGTTAAAACCTGTAACGATGCCATTTCCTTTTGCAGTAAAAATACCAATTCCATTCGGAACTGCACGTTCTACACCATCTGATGGATTATTTTTGATTTCAGCTAGATCTTCGCCAGGTGTACGTGCAACCATTGTTGAAGATCCACCGCCATCTAGATTAAGAGCATGATAGGCTCCGAATTCTTTCATTAGCTCTCCCATTTCGAAAAGAGTCATTCCGCGGCTGCTAGCTTGTCTTCCATCTACAACAACTAGGTACATCTTTTTTCCATCAGCAGAATAACCAACCGCAGTCCGGGGCGCTGTTACTGAATCATCCACCGGTTGAACTTCTCCTTCTTTTACGAGTACTGGATTTCCGCCGATGGCAAATTTAAATGGTTGTCCATTGGAAGCCTTAGGAGCATACTCAACGGTAACCTCATCTCCTGCTTTCAATTGCTGCAGGGTTTTTGCGCCTGCTTCACGACCAATCAGTATAAATGAGTTTTCAGGAATATCGCTATTGGTAATACTTGTACCACTTTCCACAACTTTCCCGTTTTCAATCATAACTTCTTGTACTGAGTTACTCCCATTTGCGACTTTGCTTCTGGAAGCATCACCCCAAAGGGAAGAATAAAAACCAATTCCATTTGTAGGTATGCTGCTTTGGTTTAATGCCTTAAGTGAATGCTTGCTCCCATTAAAGGTTACGCTGCCATCTAAGAGAATTTCTGCAAGCTGTCCAATGCCGTCAACTGTAATTCCTGCAGACTTCTCCCTGCCTGGCTGAGCACCTTTGACAAGCTTGCCATTATCAATTTCTACGCCAAGCGGGGCTTTGGTGTTATTAATGTCAAAGAAATCACCATTCACACCAGCTATTGCACCTTTGCGATTGGCTGATTTAGATATACCCTCAGCCTTTGACACCACTCCCGGATGAAGAAGATCAGCAGAAACGGATGGGTTACTCAAATCTACTTTCAACAATTCTCCGTTAAACCAGCCACGACCATCAAAACGTTCAAATGTCGTCAATTCGACACCATTACCAATCTGTTCCGTGTGATCATTGGTAACAAGTGTTGAACCCCTATCGCTTTCAATGATAGTCTGCGGCTCATCCTTTTTCGATGATTGAGCAGAACGCTCATCAAGGATAGATGATGGGTCAAGATTATTAGGTGCTGATTCTGCTAGTGCAGGTGAGACAACTCCAAATACTAAAGAAATAACCAGAGACCAAATTGATAAAAATCTCCACTTCATCAACACCACTCCTCTTCGTAATAGATTGATCTTTCCATATTAAACTAGCAATTATTTTTTAACTATATGTGCATATTTTGTTAGAATTTTGTAAACGTTTAGGTAAATACGAATAATAAATATATATCCCTACATGTTTTATAGGTGCATAGTCATAACAGCACTTGTTTGGAGTGCCTTCACACCTTGAATAACAATAAGAGGTCGTCTTTATCTTAGTTTATATTAAATGAGTAGCATAATAGTTTTAAGCAAACGTTTGTATAGGAATCATTCAATGTATAAAATAATGTCTAAGAATTCTCCTGCAATTTACTATTCCTGTCAAAATTGGGGGAGCCGAGTAATTCGGGTGGTGACGTTTGCTTCTACCGTAATTAAAACAAGCTGACGGCAGTTAGCACCAGCTTGTAAATTAGCATGTACAAAAGGACACTTTGATATAGTGAATTTTTTAATCTCTCAAGGTTGTGATTTAAACTTAAATATAGATGGCTACACCCCGTTACACTTGCTTTTATTGAGGATCTTCAAATAGCTACAACTCAAAATGAGATTATAAAGGCTCAAGAAGATTTAATTACCCGTATTACTAAATTCGATGACTCGGTTAACGAAAATGTAAAGATATATAAATATGGCAGAGAATTCTAATGGACCGCATTTTGTGGTCTTTTTTTGTTCTGAAATTTCAAAAATGAAGGGATGAATTACTATGTCAATGGAATTCGATAAGGATAAAACCGCTGTTAACGGCAACTGCTGAAAATGAAAACTTCATAAAAAAAGAAACTCCTGCAGAGCCAGCAGCATCCCCGAAGAACTAGCTGAAGGAGAACAACTTGATCTTCTTAAAGAGAAGATACAGTCTTCTGAACTTATGCGGATGAGGGCTTCAAGGGAAGACCTATATAGGAAGCGTAGGCGATGTTTATCCTGATATCTTAGAGGACACAGAATCTAGTAGACCAACTCAGGCTTGTGGAACGACCGTCGTTAATAACCCACAGCGCATGCAATGAAACAGCAGCACTTGTTATGGCTGGTTATATGAATACTATTCTTGGAGAAGGCACAATCCTTTCTCATTTCACCAATTTCAATGCTAGAACCATGCTTATAAATCCGAGGTTTATTCCAAAAGATTTTTTAGAAAACGTTATATGATACGCCTTTTATTGGGCGTGTTTTTATTATTTAAAATTGAATTTTCGTCTTTTTTTATATTAATGCCTTGTATAACTGGCTATTAATTAGGTTAAATTAAAGATATTGTAATTAATAATCATTTTTATTGTACTTTATTGTCGAAATTGCTGTTTTTTTGCATTAACATAAAAATATCATTATCCTTATTTTCATTTTGATGATATTATGATGATAATATTCACTGTGAAGGAGGGGACTTTATGAATTATGAAAAGCTAAGTAAAGTTTTCTACAAAGAACCAGAAGAGTATGAACTTGAATATCAAAAGAGATACAATGGTTATGGTTCATACAGAACAAATTTACAGATTAAACCTGTATTAAAAGGGCGGCATCTTGATGAATTGGTTGAACTATTTATAGTAAATATCGATCCTTTAATGAAATTACAAGAAGAGATATTTATTAACAGCATCACTATCAGAGATATGGTAAGAAAAATGCCACCTGCAGCAGTTCAACCTTACTTTAATAAATTGCTCATTAACGAACTTCAAAGCACCAATGAAATAGAAGGAATCAGAAGCACAAAAAAAGAGCTATCGGAGATTCTTTTGCATCTTAATGAGAAAAAGCAAACCAGTAAGGTTAAAAGATTCAACGGCTTATTAAAAACATATAAATATATAGATAAAATTCAATCATTTGAAAAAATTGAGGATTTCAGAAAACTCTATGACGATATAGTAGCTGATGAAATACCAGATAAAGAACAACCGGATGGACACCTCTTCCGGAAAGAATCAGTAAATATAACAGATGGAAATAGAGCTACCCACGTGGGAGTATATCCTGAATCCAGTATTAAAGAATATTTAAGTAACCTTTTAATTTTCTTGAAAACATCAGATACTCCTGATTTGTATAAATATATGATAGCTCATTATTACTACGAGTACATCCATCCATTTTATGATGGTAATGGTAGAACTGGACGTTTGTTCGTAAGTAGTTATATCAAAAAGAAACTAGACCCATTTACAGCAGTTTCTCTATCTTACACAATTAATCAAGATAAGCAGAAGTATTATAAAGCTTTAGAGGAACTCTCGAATCCCAAAAATAAAGGCGAAGCCACATTTTATTGTCAATCAATGCTTGAAATATTAAAGGATGGTCAAGAATCATTAATTGAAGATTTAAGCTTGGGCTTGGAAAAAGTTAAAAAAATACACAGTCATTTAAAAAGCCTTGAATGGGCAGATGCTGATACAAAAAAAGTACTGGGAACGCTACTTAATATTAATATTTTTGCAGGTCACGTCAAGCTTTTGTCAAATGTTGAGTTACAAGAAAATTTACAATTCAAACGGTATAAAATCAATAGAATTCTTAAAGACCTAGAAACAAGAGGGATAGTAAAGAAATTGAGACAGCGGCCTACTATTTTTGACTTGGAAGAAGATTTTGTTGAGGAAGTATTGAGCTGATATTGGCATTTGAATGCTTATAGAAAAGAATAAGGAACTATGACACGCCACTTTTGGCGTGTTTTTTTATTTTTAACGGGAGTGACATCATGAAGAAACTATTAGAGGCATTAAAGGCTTAGAGGAATTAAAAGTGTAAAAGGGTGGTTGAGATCTTCAAAACGTGCAACAACTATTCTAGGTTGTTTGCACGTTTCTTTCTGATTTCCAAATATAAAGTTGCTTTAGGCACACTAGTGAGTTTCACAATGTCTTTCACACTTAATCCATTCGTGTTTCTACTATATCCTCGCATTGTGTACTAATGGTTTTTGCTCCTCTATCTTCTCTTCAAAATTTATAGAAGGGAAAATTTATTTAATTGGTACTAATATAACAAAATATCTTACTACTTCAAGTCGGATTTGAATTTTTTCAAAATACAAGAATGATCGTAACATTTTTAGCGATGGAACAAAGCTAAAAGAAGTCGAAGTTATTTAAAGAAGATGAATATCATTAAGTAATATCTTTTAGGATTTTCTATGTCAATTTTATTAGGAAACTTGCTTCGAATTTTTAACTAATCTCATTTCCTGATCTTTTTTTGTGGAC from Bacillus sp. F19 includes these protein-coding regions:
- a CDS encoding phosphodiester glycosidase family protein, which produces MKWRFLSIWSLVISLVFGVVSPALAESAPNNLDPSSILDERSAQSSKKDEPQTIIESDRGSTLVTNDHTEQIGNGVELTTFERFDGRGWFNGELLKVDLSNPSVSADLLHPGVVSKAEGISKSANRKGAIAGVNGDFFDINNTKAPLGVEIDNGKLVKGAQPGREKSAGITVDGIGQLAEILLDGSVTFNGSKHSLKALNQSSIPTNGIGFYSSLWGDASRSKVANGSNSVQEVMIENGKVVESGTSITNSDIPENSFILIGREAGAKTLQQLKAGDEVTVEYAPKASNGQPFKFAIGGNPVLVKEGEVQPVDDSVTAPRTAVGYSADGKKMYLVVVDGRQASSRGMTLFEMGELMKEFGAYHALNLDGGGSSTMVARTPGEDLAEIKNNPSDGVERAVPNGIGIFTAKGNGIVTGFNVSTQSKIEHSDRVFPGLTRDFTAAGYDNAYNAVQAGEISWKTLPGDIGKFEKDGIFRAAKSGTANVEAQSKDIKGTTPITVLGELEQIEMNLPRLGLTEEATGKFHLNGYDKNGYTAPIEPDDVSLDYDQSLIDVKKNDNGSFSTISKGIEGSTLITATVNDKKAYLPVTVGLKTETVSEMEALPEWRFSSARGSGTIESAAGRSNNGIKLNFDFTKSTGTRTANIHPVNPIILPGQPQSIGLWVKGNGKGEWMSFTTRGADGSIHYLYGPYVTWTGWKKIEIPVPSGVTFPLELRTIGAIETSTTNQYTDELVYDDLTVKISPTVEVPVVPEKADSLIMQNADIGKERWKFAVMSDSQFGGSSPNSQQVRLARESLKQIVENDPEFLIIGGDLVDTAYPEDFELAKKILEEEIGDKFPIYYVPGNHEIMGTGNLDNFMKTFNKNKYFFTHEGTQFALLDSSTGSFRTSDFDQLVEFKKTLEKAASDPNIKNLVVFGHHPTRDPLSTQNSQLSDRKEAELIETWLTKFREESGGKGVVYLSGHAHTVNVDRVNGVPYMVVGPAGKAPYGPADNGGFYAWTMFGVDPTPIPSKANGPEKSSEQSPINDTEWIRAEVNPLLEEVTMDAPQSVAIGKTVEIKATGHQAGNLNFPLRYPASVNWSGSKNVFIGTGEALNKAKQSNKYNAVFDTATGTLTGLQKGEITLKAESNGVIAEENMTIS
- a CDS encoding Fic family protein codes for the protein MNYEKLSKVFYKEPEEYELEYQKRYNGYGSYRTNLQIKPVLKGRHLDELVELFIVNIDPLMKLQEEIFINSITIRDMVRKMPPAAVQPYFNKLLINELQSTNEIEGIRSTKKELSEILLHLNEKKQTSKVKRFNGLLKTYKYIDKIQSFEKIEDFRKLYDDIVADEIPDKEQPDGHLFRKESVNITDGNRATHVGVYPESSIKEYLSNLLIFLKTSDTPDLYKYMIAHYYYEYIHPFYDGNGRTGRLFVSSYIKKKLDPFTAVSLSYTINQDKQKYYKALEELSNPKNKGEATFYCQSMLEILKDGQESLIEDLSLGLEKVKKIHSHLKSLEWADADTKKVLGTLLNINIFAGHVKLLSNVELQENLQFKRYKINRILKDLETRGIVKKLRQRPTIFDLEEDFVEEVLS